One Helianthus annuus cultivar XRQ/B chromosome 7, HanXRQr2.0-SUNRISE, whole genome shotgun sequence genomic region harbors:
- the LOC118480178 gene encoding uncharacterized protein LOC118480178 codes for MMKVINCHLVKEYLTWICEIDSKSVVVLQNPDKHFEEAKSVIDSVLEFLNTNENSEDNMKENENPQKNRLALARKRAKLSMKADTSQSTTILEPTFQMDQLHDPADIFAAYEKFENTRKELKKQRGEDPNEPQIPTTARQRRPEIPRRRTT; via the exons ATGATGAAAGTCATAAATTGCCATTTGGTGAAAGAGTATTTGACATGGATCTGTGAAATAGATAGCAAATCTGTTGTA GTATTACAAAACCCTGACAAGCATTTTGAGGAAGCAAAATCAGTTATAGATAGCGTTTTAGAATTCCTGAACACTAACGAAAACTCTGAAGATAATATGAAGGAGAATGAAAACCCTCAAAAGAATAGACTAGCTTTGGCCCGGAAGCGTGCTAAGTTATCAATGAAGGCTGATACAAG CCAGTCTACGACAATTCTTGAACCGACTTTTCAAATGGATCAGCTGCATGACCCTGCAGATATTTTTGCAGCCTATGAGAAGTTCGAAA ACACCCGTAAAGAATTGAAGAAACAGAGAGGTGAAGACCCAAATGAGCCCCAAATTCCCACTACTGCTAGGCAACGTCGACCTGAAATTCCACG GAGACGAACGACTTGA